From one Musa acuminata AAA Group cultivar baxijiao chromosome BXJ2-6, Cavendish_Baxijiao_AAA, whole genome shotgun sequence genomic stretch:
- the LOC135614780 gene encoding uncharacterized protein LOC135614780 isoform X1, translated as MGGATMEPGAFERLSPSRFVSFVFPNPQPGDPYADPLRVAVLDSPLPTPAPPPCTAAMLVPPGREEDWIFSTAAGHLQLLLSSSSDDRPLARLLLVGDVPSSSAKPYSRPHSDPDSDRLLRFQQRLLPLILALSPKAAFCDGLPDIPFLSFEDDVLRLTPVEMLVGPAAGEMLVEDVELDRSPSAMPELRRRLRFKRMPNLVQSQVRLVLDSSSSSSSPGSFRPETGSLVQPYLKPMVAGLSLIAPAVGRQVGSGLMPRALCVGVGGGALLMSLRSSFGFDVVGIEADDVVLNVARQHFGLADDDFLKVGVGDGLVLIKYLSTLKTGKYLNSSHGVSDHNFIALLGDHSSGFDAVMVDLDSEDPGSGVYAPPLEFPERSILIDVRTILKDHGIVVVNVIPPCASFYKQMIDIFGKVFAELYEIDVGNGENYVLVASVSPVEIAASHTEDPFLNKLKEVVGDRYVGAVRRIC; from the coding sequence ATGGGTGGTGCGACGATGGAGCCCGGTGCGTTCGAGCGCCTCTCCCCTTCCCGGTTCGTCTCCTTCGTGTTCCCTAACCCACAGCCCGGCGATCCCTACGCCGACCCCCTCCGAGTCGCTGTCCTTGATTCGCCCCTCCCGACCCCGGCGCCGCCGCCCTGCACCGCCGCAATGCTCGTTCCCCCCGGCCGCGAGGAAGACTGgatcttctccaccgccgccggacACCTCCAGCtccttctctcttcctcctccgatgatcgCCCCCTCGCCCGACTCCTCCTCGTTGGAGACGTCCCCTCCTCCTCTGCGAAGCCCTATTCCCGCCCCCATTCGGATCCTGACTCGGATCGGCTTCTCCGGTTCCAGCAGCGCCTCCTCCCGCTCATCCTTGCGCTCTCCCCAAAGGCCGCTTTTTGTGATGGGTTACCGGATATCCCTTTTCTCTCCTTCGAGGACGACGTCCTCCGTCTCACTCCGGTGGAGATGCTGGTCGGCCCTGCCGCCGGAGAGATGCTGGTGGAGGACGTGGAACTCGACCGGTCCCCGTCGGCGATGCCAGAGCTCAGGAGGAGGTTGCGGTTTAAGAGGATGCCGAATCTGGTGCAGTCCCAGGTGCGTCTCGTCcttgattcttcttcttcttcctcgagtCCTGGGTCCTTTCGGCCCGAGACAGGGTCGTTGGTGCAGCCGTACCTCAAACCCATGGTTGCGGGGCTCTCTTTGATTGCACCGGCAGTCGGGCGGCAGGTCGGATCTGGTTTGATGCCACGAGCTCTTTGTGTCGGGGTGGGTGGTGGAGCTCTGCTGATGTCCCTGAGATCAAGTTTTGGTTTTGATGTGGTGGGAATTGAGGCTGATGATGTAGTTCTGAACGTCGCAAGACAGCATTTTGGATTAGCGGATGATGACTTTCTTAAAGTTGGTGTTGGTGATGGGCTTGTACTCATCAAGTATTTAAGCACTTTGAAGACTGGAAAATATTTGAATTCGAGTCATGGTGTATCCGATCACAACTTCATTGCATTATTGGGAGATCATTCTTCTGGGTTTGATGCTGTAATGGTGGATTTGGACTCGGAGGACCCTGGCAGTGGTGTCTACGCCCCGCCATTGGAATTTCCTGAGAGGAGTATTCTGATAGATGTGCGCACAATTCTTAAGGATCACGGAATTGTGGTGGTAAATGTCATTCCTCCATGTGCATCTTTCTATAAACAAATGATTGATATTTTTGGTAAGGTTTTTGCTGAGCTGTATGAAATAGATGTCGGCAACGGCGAGAATTATGTACTTGTTGCCAGTGTCTCACCCGTTGAGATAGCTGCAAGCCATACCGAGGATCCCTTTCTTAACAAATTGAAGGAAGTTGTTGGAGATAGATATGTGGGTGCTGTGAGAAGAATATGTTGA
- the LOC135614780 gene encoding uncharacterized protein LOC135614780 isoform X2, which yields MGGATMEPGAFERLSPSRFVSFVFPNPQPGDPYADPLRVAVLDSPLPTPAPPPCTAAMLVPPGREEDWIFSTAAGHLQLLLSSSSDDRPLARLLLVGDVPSSSAKPYSRPHSDPDSDRLLRFQQRLLPLILALSPKAAFCDGLPDIPFLSFEDDVLRLTPVEMLVGPAAGEMLVEDVELDRSPSAMPELRRRLRFKRMPNLVQSQVRLVLDSSSSSSSPGSFRPETGSLVQPYLKPMVAGLSLIAPAVGRQVGSGLMPRALCVGVGGGALLMSLRSSFGFDVVGIEADDVVLNVARQHFGLADDDFLKVGVGDGLVLIKYLSTLKTGKYLNSSHGVSDHNFIALLGDHSSGFDAVMVDLDSEDPGSGVYAPPLEFPERSILIDVRTILKDHGIVVMSATARIMYLLPVSHPLR from the exons ATGGGTGGTGCGACGATGGAGCCCGGTGCGTTCGAGCGCCTCTCCCCTTCCCGGTTCGTCTCCTTCGTGTTCCCTAACCCACAGCCCGGCGATCCCTACGCCGACCCCCTCCGAGTCGCTGTCCTTGATTCGCCCCTCCCGACCCCGGCGCCGCCGCCCTGCACCGCCGCAATGCTCGTTCCCCCCGGCCGCGAGGAAGACTGgatcttctccaccgccgccggacACCTCCAGCtccttctctcttcctcctccgatgatcgCCCCCTCGCCCGACTCCTCCTCGTTGGAGACGTCCCCTCCTCCTCTGCGAAGCCCTATTCCCGCCCCCATTCGGATCCTGACTCGGATCGGCTTCTCCGGTTCCAGCAGCGCCTCCTCCCGCTCATCCTTGCGCTCTCCCCAAAGGCCGCTTTTTGTGATGGGTTACCGGATATCCCTTTTCTCTCCTTCGAGGACGACGTCCTCCGTCTCACTCCGGTGGAGATGCTGGTCGGCCCTGCCGCCGGAGAGATGCTGGTGGAGGACGTGGAACTCGACCGGTCCCCGTCGGCGATGCCAGAGCTCAGGAGGAGGTTGCGGTTTAAGAGGATGCCGAATCTGGTGCAGTCCCAGGTGCGTCTCGTCcttgattcttcttcttcttcctcgagtCCTGGGTCCTTTCGGCCCGAGACAGGGTCGTTGGTGCAGCCGTACCTCAAACCCATGGTTGCGGGGCTCTCTTTGATTGCACCGGCAGTCGGGCGGCAGGTCGGATCTGGTTTGATGCCACGAGCTCTTTGTGTCGGGGTGGGTGGTGGAGCTCTGCTGATGTCCCTGAGATCAAGTTTTGGTTTTGATGTGGTGGGAATTGAGGCTGATGATGTAGTTCTGAACGTCGCAAGACAGCATTTTGGATTAGCGGATGATGACTTTCTTAAAGTTGGTGTTGGTGATGGGCTTGTACTCATCAAGTATTTAAGCACTTTGAAGACTGGAAAATATTTGAATTCGAGTCATGGTGTATCCGATCACAACTTCATTGCATTATTGGGAGATCATTCTTCTGGGTTTGATGCTGTAATGGTGGATTTGGACTCGGAGGACCCTGGCAGTGGTGTCTACGCCCCGCCATTGGAATTTCCTGAGAGGAGTATTCTGATAGATGTGCGCACAATTCTTAAGGATCACGGAATTGTGGTG ATGTCGGCAACGGCGAGAATTATGTACTTGTTGCCAGTGTCTCACCCGTTGAGATAG